The Tepidibacter aestuarii genome contains a region encoding:
- a CDS encoding M4 family metallopeptidase, translating into MKRKITSIALSTVMTGSMLFTPVASAQDVTPNKIVVNENVQVQSTEEENLIDKVKEEAKIIKEEANVEEVEKEEVKKEEVKVEEVEKEEVKKEEVKVEEVEKEEVKKEEVKVEEVEKEEVKKEEVKVEEVEKEEVEVEEVKKEEAKLEKVLKKEVKLEEKSGLEFIKIKNSGKKSKNFNGIIEFFEENKETFKIDNAKDEFEIISKNTDKLGNTHIKLQQLYKGNPIYGKEYIVHFDEEGSIYAINGKIDNEIYNKVSKRTKRSLGIDQTMAVEAAKTEVEAEKLINEPEVKKYLYDLEGRYIPVYEVRLIVAEPELADWQVFVNERTGDIIRKSNKLATASVTGSGIGVLGDEKEINLNYNNDNYEMKDDVSSETSIVTYDATKVPTQWGDYWASLYLPGDLMVDRDNKFDANNQKAAVDAHKYANYVYHYYKDNFDRNSIDDRGMDIISSVHYGKRYSNAAWVGTQMIYGDGDGVEAAALSGSLDVVGHEITHGVTERTANLEYQDQSGALNESFSDVFGTLIEFEYQPEKADYLLGEDIWTPNNPNDALRDMANPGSDKAYRAQPAHMDDYINTTEDHGGVHTNSGIPNKAAYNVIQSIGHNKTGQIYYHALTNYLVKTSNFHDARLALIQSAKDLYGEDSNESRSVAESFDSVGVY; encoded by the coding sequence ATGAAAAGAAAAATAACTTCAATTGCGTTATCAACAGTGATGACTGGCTCTATGTTATTTACACCAGTAGCTAGTGCTCAGGATGTGACCCCTAATAAAATAGTAGTAAATGAAAATGTTCAGGTACAATCTACTGAAGAGGAAAACTTAATTGATAAAGTTAAGGAAGAGGCTAAAATAATAAAAGAGGAAGCTAATGTAGAAGAAGTAGAGAAAGAAGAAGTGAAGAAAGAGGAAGTTAAGGTAGAAGAAGTAGAGAAAGAAGAAGTGAAGAAAGAGGAAGTTAAGGTAGAAGAAGTAGAGAAAGAAGAAGTGAAGAAAGAGGAAGTTAAGGTAGAAGAAGTAGAGAAAGAAGAAGTGAAGAAAGAGGAAGTTAAGGTAGAAGAAGTAGAGAAAGAGGAAGTTGAGGTAGAAGAAGTAAAGAAAGAGGAAGCTAAGCTAGAAAAAGTACTAAAAAAAGAAGTTAAGTTAGAAGAAAAAAGTGGGTTAGAATTTATTAAGATTAAAAACTCTGGTAAAAAATCTAAAAATTTTAATGGGATTATAGAGTTTTTTGAAGAAAATAAAGAAACTTTTAAAATAGACAATGCTAAAGACGAGTTTGAGATTATAAGTAAAAATACTGACAAATTAGGAAATACTCACATCAAATTGCAGCAGTTATATAAAGGAAACCCTATTTATGGAAAAGAATATATAGTACATTTTGACGAAGAAGGCTCTATATATGCTATTAATGGAAAAATAGATAATGAAATATACAATAAAGTTTCAAAAAGAACTAAAAGATCTTTAGGAATAGATCAAACTATGGCTGTAGAGGCTGCTAAAACAGAAGTGGAAGCAGAAAAATTAATCAATGAACCAGAAGTTAAGAAGTATTTATATGATTTAGAAGGAAGATATATTCCTGTTTATGAGGTAAGGTTAATAGTTGCGGAGCCAGAACTTGCAGATTGGCAGGTTTTTGTTAATGAAAGAACTGGAGATATTATAAGGAAGAGCAATAAATTAGCTACAGCTTCTGTAACTGGATCTGGAATAGGAGTATTAGGAGATGAAAAAGAGATAAATCTTAACTATAATAATGATAACTATGAAATGAAAGATGATGTAAGTTCAGAAACAAGTATAGTAACTTACGATGCAACAAAAGTACCTACTCAATGGGGAGATTACTGGGCATCATTATATTTACCTGGAGATTTGATGGTAGATAGAGACAATAAATTTGATGCAAATAATCAAAAGGCAGCAGTAGATGCACATAAATATGCAAATTATGTATATCATTACTATAAAGATAATTTTGATAGAAATAGTATAGATGATAGAGGTATGGATATTATATCATCAGTTCACTATGGAAAGAGGTATTCTAATGCAGCTTGGGTTGGAACTCAAATGATTTATGGAGATGGAGATGGGGTAGAAGCAGCAGCTTTATCTGGATCTTTAGACGTAGTAGGGCACGAAATAACACATGGGGTTACAGAGCGTACAGCTAATCTTGAGTATCAGGATCAATCAGGAGCTTTAAATGAATCATTTTCAGATGTATTTGGAACTTTAATAGAGTTTGAATATCAACCAGAAAAAGCTGATTATTTATTAGGAGAAGACATTTGGACTCCTAATAATCCGAATGATGCATTAAGAGATATGGCTAATCCAGGAAGTGACAAAGCTTATAGAGCACAACCAGCTCATATGGATGATTATATAAATACTACAGAAGATCATGGTGGTGTTCATACTAATTCAGGTATACCTAATAAAGCAGCATACAATGTAATTCAAAGTATTGGGCATAATAAGACTGGGCAAATATATTATCATGCACTTACTAATTATTTAGTTAAAACATCTAATTTCCATGATGCACGACTTGCATTAATACAATCAGCAAAAGACTTATATGGAGAGGATAGTAATGAATCAAGATCTGTGGCAGAATCATTTGATTCTGTAGGCGTTTATTAA
- the infC gene encoding translation initiation factor IF-3 has product MNEEIRDREVRLLSQTGEQLGIVSAREAQIMANEANVDLVKISPNAKPPVCKIMDYGKFKYEQSRKEKESKKKQKTVTLKEIRLRPSIEDNDLNTKAKQAIKFLSKGDKVKVELRFRGREMGHKDAGLVVVNKFIDIVKEVGTPMNRPKFEGNRLVVTLDPNKK; this is encoded by the coding sequence ATTAATGAAGAGATAAGAGATAGGGAAGTAAGACTTCTATCTCAAACAGGCGAGCAATTAGGAATTGTTTCGGCTAGAGAAGCACAAATAATGGCTAATGAAGCAAATGTGGATTTGGTTAAAATATCACCAAATGCAAAACCGCCAGTGTGCAAAATCATGGATTATGGTAAGTTTAAATACGAACAGTCTAGAAAAGAAAAAGAATCAAAGAAGAAGCAAAAAACAGTAACTTTAAAAGAAATAAGGTTAAGACCATCAATAGAAGACAATGACTTGAATACTAAAGCTAAGCAAGCTATTAAGTTTTTATCAAAAGGTGATAAGGTTAAAGTGGAGCTTAGATTTAGGGGTAGAGAGATGGGCCACAAAGATGCAGGATTAGTGGTTGTTAACAAGTTTATAGATATTGTTAAAGAGGTTGGAACTCCAATGAATCGCCCTAAATTTGAAGGGAATAGATTGGTTGTGACATTAGATCCTAATAAAAAATAA
- a CDS encoding LytR/AlgR family response regulator transcription factor → MGINVLICDDDKIVRNHIVKVASKLKGIEFIKTAENGLQAVKEIKKGEFDILIIDIDMPYKNGIDAAKDIFKINPDVYIIFVTGFREYALDAFDVYSLDYIMKPFNEKRLIATLEKAVKEINLKKNAIEISDNEEKFIFKKDRNRYIVNLNDVYMFEKNGRLTRIYTSEIQEDFYESFYDIEKRLSSNFFRSHKSFIVNINKVNKILPYNKTSFEVSFRESELRALLSKKNEIKFLNELYLYKKKVI, encoded by the coding sequence ATGGGGATAAATGTACTTATATGTGATGATGATAAAATAGTAAGAAATCATATTGTAAAAGTTGCAAGTAAGCTTAAGGGTATAGAGTTTATAAAAACAGCAGAAAATGGATTACAAGCTGTTAAAGAAATTAAAAAAGGTGAATTTGATATTCTTATAATTGATATAGATATGCCTTATAAAAATGGGATAGATGCAGCTAAAGATATATTTAAGATAAATCCAGATGTATATATAATATTTGTTACAGGATTTAGAGAGTATGCACTTGATGCATTTGATGTTTATTCACTTGATTATATAATGAAGCCTTTCAATGAAAAAAGGCTTATAGCAACTTTAGAAAAAGCTGTAAAAGAAATAAATTTAAAGAAAAATGCTATAGAAATTTCTGATAATGAAGAAAAGTTTATATTTAAAAAAGATAGAAATAGATATATAGTTAATCTAAATGATGTATATATGTTTGAGAAAAATGGAAGATTAACTAGGATATATACTTCTGAAATTCAAGAAGATTTTTATGAATCATTTTATGATATAGAAAAAAGATTATCTTCTAATTTTTTTAGATCTCATAAATCATTTATAGTAAATATAAATAAAGTGAATAAGATATTACCATATAATAAAACATCATTTGAAGTTTCTTTTAGAGAGAGCGAATTAAGGGCATTGTTAAGTAAAAAAAATGAAATAAAATTTCTGAATGAATTATATTTATACAAAAAGAAAGTTATATAA
- the thiH gene encoding 2-iminoacetate synthase ThiH has protein sequence MSFYDEYLKYKNFDFETFFNNITDEDILNTINKDKLDKFDFLKLLSPTAEKYLEQMAVKSNKLSLQHFGKSIILYTPMYLANYCSNRCVYCSFNVENNISRKQLTLEEVEIEAKNISKTGLKHILILTGESKSKTPVSYIKDCVQILKNYFDSICIEIYPLEENEYKELISAGVDSLTIYQEVYNEDIYDKVHISGPKKDYKFRLDAPERGCKSKMRSVNIGALLGLYDFRIEAFLTGLHGYYLQSKYLDVEISFSLPRIRPHVGSFMDLHDVNDKNLVQIMLALKLFMPYAGINISTRESEGFRENLIPLGITKMSAGVCTEVGGHSKSNKSSSQFEISDTRSVSEIAISLEEKGYQPIFKDWVNL, from the coding sequence ATGAGTTTTTATGATGAATACTTAAAATACAAAAATTTTGATTTTGAAACTTTTTTTAATAATATAACCGATGAAGATATATTAAATACAATAAACAAGGACAAGCTGGATAAATTTGATTTTTTAAAACTATTATCACCTACTGCTGAAAAATATTTAGAACAAATGGCAGTTAAATCAAACAAGTTATCGCTTCAACACTTCGGAAAATCTATAATTTTATATACACCTATGTATCTAGCTAATTATTGTTCTAATAGATGTGTCTATTGCAGCTTCAATGTCGAGAATAATATAAGCAGAAAACAACTAACTCTTGAAGAAGTTGAAATAGAAGCTAAAAACATATCAAAGACCGGTCTTAAGCACATATTGATTTTAACTGGAGAGTCTAAATCAAAAACACCTGTTTCTTATATAAAAGATTGTGTTCAAATACTTAAGAATTACTTTGATTCTATATGTATTGAAATTTATCCGCTTGAAGAAAATGAATATAAAGAACTCATATCTGCAGGTGTAGATTCTCTTACTATATACCAAGAAGTATATAACGAAGATATTTATGACAAGGTTCATATATCTGGCCCTAAGAAAGACTATAAATTTAGACTCGATGCTCCAGAGAGAGGATGTAAATCCAAAATGAGATCTGTAAATATAGGTGCTTTGCTTGGTCTTTATGATTTTAGAATTGAAGCTTTCCTAACAGGTCTCCACGGATATTATCTTCAAAGTAAATATTTAGATGTAGAAATTAGTTTTTCACTTCCTAGAATACGACCTCATGTAGGGAGTTTTATGGATTTACATGATGTAAATGATAAAAACTTAGTTCAAATAATGTTAGCGCTTAAGTTGTTCATGCCTTATGCTGGTATAAATATTTCAACTAGAGAAAGTGAAGGCTTTAGAGAAAACCTTATTCCTCTTGGAATTACTAAAATGTCAGCAGGAGTTTGTACTGAAGTTGGAGGACATTCTAAGTCTAATAAAAGTTCCAGTCAATTTGAAATATCAGATACAAGAAGTGTTTCAGAGATTGCAATATCACTCGAAGAAAAAGGTTATCAACCCATATTTAAAGATTGGGTTAACTTATAA
- a CDS encoding accessory gene regulator ArgB-like protein — MVGNISNKISLYFQNQLNLDEENREVIEYGSFVVIGGCFKIIMLIILGLLFGVLKYALIISTTFALFRTFSGGVHANTYKGCMILTMTLFIGSSMIVKLCENNINYSILILFIALIIIYSMYSIIRFAPKDTPNRIISDEKEKKKFKKITVYLFILYTCFMFGCLHYEIEYTFVLAGFIGIFIQMILLHPIAYRTINRFDNILKRGI, encoded by the coding sequence GTGGTTGGAAATATATCTAATAAAATATCATTGTATTTTCAAAATCAATTAAATCTTGATGAAGAAAATAGAGAGGTAATAGAGTATGGCTCGTTTGTAGTTATAGGTGGCTGTTTTAAAATTATAATGCTAATAATTTTAGGGTTATTATTTGGAGTTTTGAAGTATGCGCTTATAATATCTACTACATTTGCTTTATTCAGAACCTTTTCCGGAGGAGTACATGCTAATACATATAAGGGGTGTATGATTCTCACGATGACTTTATTTATAGGATCATCTATGATTGTTAAATTGTGTGAAAATAATATTAATTATAGTATTTTGATATTATTTATTGCTTTGATAATAATATATAGTATGTATTCTATTATTAGGTTTGCACCTAAAGATACACCTAATAGAATTATCAGTGATGAAAAGGAAAAGAAAAAGTTTAAAAAAATAACAGTATATTTATTTATATTATATACATGTTTTATGTTTGGATGCTTGCATTACGAGATAGAATATACTTTTGTTTTAGCTGGATTTATAGGAATTTTTATACAAATGATATTATTACATCCTATAGCTTATAGGACTATTAATAGATTTGACAATATTTTAAAAAGGGGGATTTAA
- a CDS encoding sensor histidine kinase yields the protein MGHVTWLTIIFGSIPEAFFILLIAVTSIGYKVDFKKIFVMSVIEGIFFYLYMNYLALPVDIHSWIVTIILILLIHFFFKIDLKSCFIGITFATMISFLIQYLNLIYIYILNLKYINLLENEILRILFFYPSLILLGIVAFIIYKKNIVFYKFYMNKENMDYIVDNKAISTMFLILNFIMIVVFDMYVKIFENDIFSLKEKINLIIVACLFLLLFLVLMMIFRFVDKNIKKQYETILIEKSLEDMKKNINILKKQRHDYLRHMQIISSLLDDDKFDSAKDYIDNLTDYINSEAKYIDTGNTFLNAVISLKEEQSKHRQIEFKTNVKSKIIELKIPNFEICNIVSNVIDNAFDALDEIEQNNKYVELTIYGDELCYIFKLKNNGEKIEFIDRVFEEGFSTKKGKDRGFGLYIVRQTLEKYKSSIFVESDEKITEFSIVIPKY from the coding sequence ATGGGACATGTGACTTGGCTGACTATAATATTTGGAAGTATACCGGAGGCATTTTTTATACTGCTAATAGCTGTAACGTCTATAGGATATAAAGTTGATTTTAAAAAAATATTTGTTATGTCTGTTATAGAAGGGATATTTTTTTATTTGTATATGAATTATTTGGCACTACCTGTTGATATACATTCATGGATAGTAACAATTATTTTAATACTGTTAATACATTTTTTTTTCAAAATAGATTTAAAGAGTTGTTTCATAGGAATTACTTTTGCTACTATGATTTCATTCTTAATTCAATATTTAAATTTAATATATATATATATATTAAATTTAAAATATATTAATTTATTAGAAAACGAAATTTTGCGTATATTATTTTTTTATCCCTCTTTGATTTTATTAGGAATAGTAGCTTTTATAATATATAAAAAAAATATAGTATTCTATAAATTTTATATGAATAAAGAAAATATGGATTATATAGTAGATAATAAAGCTATATCTACTATGTTTTTAATATTGAATTTTATAATGATAGTAGTATTTGATATGTATGTTAAAATATTTGAAAATGATATTTTTAGCCTAAAAGAAAAAATAAATTTAATAATAGTAGCTTGCTTGTTTTTGTTACTGTTTTTAGTATTGATGATGATATTCAGGTTTGTAGACAAAAATATAAAAAAACAGTATGAAACTATTTTAATAGAAAAAAGTTTAGAAGATATGAAAAAAAATATAAATATTTTAAAAAAACAAAGACATGATTATTTGAGACATATGCAGATTATATCATCTTTGTTGGATGACGATAAGTTTGATAGTGCTAAAGACTATATAGATAATTTAACAGATTATATAAATAGTGAGGCTAAATACATAGATACTGGGAATACATTTTTAAATGCTGTTATAAGCCTTAAAGAGGAACAATCAAAGCACAGGCAGATAGAATTTAAAACTAATGTAAAAAGCAAAATAATAGAATTGAAAATTCCTAATTTTGAAATCTGTAATATAGTATCTAATGTTATAGATAATGCATTTGATGCACTTGATGAAATTGAACAAAATAATAAATATGTAGAATTAACTATTTATGGAGATGAGTTATGTTATATATTTAAGCTGAAAAATAATGGAGAAAAAATAGAGTTTATAGATAGGGTATTTGAAGAAGGATTTAGCACTAAAAAGGGTAAAGATAGAGGATTTGGACTTTATATAGTAAGACAAACTCTTGAAAAATATAAATCTAGTATATTTGTAGAAAGTGATGAGAAAATAACTGAATTTAGTATTGTAATACCTAAGTATTAA
- the thiC gene encoding phosphomethylpyrimidine synthase ThiC, with translation MNYTTQMDAARKGIITKEMEIVAVKENMDVNLLRDLVANGKVAIPANKNHKSLSPEGVGEGLRTKINVNLGISKDCPSIEPEIEKVKKAIDLKAEAIMDLSSFGKTEEFRKKVVEISPAMIGTVPMYDAVGFYDRELKDITAKEFLDVVEKHAKDGVDFVTIHAGLTKVTCDTFKKNKRLTNIVSRGGSLLFAWMELNNSENPFYEHYDKLLDICEEYDVTLSLGDACRPGSINDSTDASQIEELIVLGELTKRAWERNVQVIIEGPGHMPINDIKANMILQKKLCHGAPFYVLGPIVTDIAPGYDHITSAIGGAIAASCGADFLCYVTPAEHLRLPTLDDMKEGIIATRIAAHSADIAKGIKGAKDWDYQMSKARQSLDWEKMFELCIDEDKARKFRRESMPKHEDSCTMCGKMCSMRNMNKILAGEDVNILRDDNEHVTSCNK, from the coding sequence ATGAATTATACAACTCAAATGGATGCTGCAAGAAAAGGAATTATAACTAAAGAAATGGAAATAGTTGCGGTGAAAGAAAATATGGACGTAAATCTGCTTAGAGACTTAGTAGCTAATGGTAAAGTTGCGATTCCTGCAAATAAAAATCATAAATCTTTAAGTCCAGAGGGTGTAGGCGAAGGTCTTAGAACTAAAATAAATGTAAACTTAGGTATATCAAAAGACTGCCCAAGTATAGAGCCCGAAATAGAAAAAGTAAAAAAAGCAATTGATCTTAAGGCTGAAGCTATAATGGATCTTAGCTCTTTTGGTAAAACAGAAGAATTCAGAAAAAAAGTTGTTGAGATATCACCTGCAATGATAGGAACTGTTCCAATGTATGATGCTGTTGGTTTTTATGATAGAGAACTTAAAGATATAACAGCTAAAGAGTTTTTAGATGTTGTTGAAAAACATGCAAAAGACGGTGTAGATTTTGTAACTATTCATGCCGGTCTTACTAAAGTAACTTGCGATACTTTCAAAAAAAATAAACGCCTTACTAATATAGTTTCAAGAGGTGGTTCTTTGTTATTCGCATGGATGGAACTTAACAATAGCGAAAATCCATTTTACGAGCACTATGATAAGCTTTTAGATATTTGTGAAGAATACGATGTTACTTTAAGCCTTGGTGATGCTTGTCGTCCTGGTTCTATCAACGATTCTACTGATGCATCTCAAATTGAAGAGCTTATTGTTTTAGGAGAACTTACAAAAAGAGCATGGGAAAGAAATGTTCAAGTCATAATTGAAGGTCCTGGCCATATGCCTATTAATGATATAAAAGCTAATATGATTCTTCAGAAAAAACTATGTCACGGCGCTCCTTTTTATGTTCTAGGCCCTATTGTAACTGATATAGCACCCGGATATGACCATATAACAAGTGCTATAGGAGGAGCTATAGCTGCAAGCTGTGGTGCTGACTTTTTATGTTATGTAACACCAGCAGAACACTTAAGACTACCTACCCTAGATGATATGAAGGAAGGTATAATAGCAACAAGAATTGCAGCTCATTCAGCAGATATTGCAAAGGGTATTAAAGGAGCAAAAGATTGGGATTACCAAATGAGTAAAGCTAGACAAAGCTTGGATTGGGAAAAAATGTTTGAACTTTGCATAGATGAAGATAAAGCAAGAAAATTTAGAAGAGAATCTATGCCAAAACATGAAGACAGCTGTACAATGTGTGGAAAAATGTGTTCGATGAGAAATATGAACAAAATACTAGCTGGAGAAGATGTCAATATATTAAGGGACGATAATGAACATGTTACATCTTGTAACAAATAG
- the rplT gene encoding 50S ribosomal protein L20, with the protein MARIKKAVNARKKHKKIIKLAKGYRGSRSRLFRPANAFVMKALKHAYVGRKLKKRDFRKLWIQRINAGTRMHGLSYSKFINGLKVANININRKMLAEMAISDAEGFKQLVETAKQNLK; encoded by the coding sequence ATGGCAAGAATAAAAAAAGCAGTTAACGCGCGTAAAAAACATAAAAAAATAATAAAGCTTGCAAAGGGATACAGAGGATCTAGAAGTAGATTATTTAGACCGGCTAATGCATTTGTAATGAAAGCATTAAAGCATGCTTATGTAGGAAGAAAGCTTAAGAAAAGAGATTTCAGAAAGCTTTGGATCCAAAGAATAAATGCAGGAACTAGAATGCATGGATTATCTTATTCTAAATTCATAAACGGATTAAAGGTAGCTAATATCAACATAAACAGAAAAATGTTAGCTGAGATGGCTATAAGTGATGCAGAAGGCTTTAAGCAATTAGTTGAAACTGCTAAGCAAAACTTAAAATAA
- the rpmI gene encoding 50S ribosomal protein L35 translates to MPKMKTHRGAAKRFKATGKGKLKRAKAYKSHILTKKSAKTKMNLRKAGLVSDGDQKRIARLLPYV, encoded by the coding sequence ATGCCAAAAATGAAAACTCACAGAGGAGCAGCTAAGAGATTCAAAGCTACAGGAAAAGGTAAATTAAAGAGAGCTAAAGCTTACAAGAGCCATATATTAACTAAGAAGAGCGCTAAGACTAAGATGAACCTTAGAAAAGCAGGATTAGTAAGTGATGGAGATCAAAAGAGAATAGCAAGATTATTACCATACGTATAG
- the thiE gene encoding thiamine phosphate synthase, which yields MNMLHLVTNRKLIPDGNILRVVEESVDAGIDAIILREKDLDYDTLYKMAKKIKIIADKKNVPLIVNGNLDVARDLKCHGFHIGFNCITNKLPIFDGIIGVSIHSVEEAIQAQNLGADYIIAGHIFVTDCKKGLKPRGIEFIKKLKQNIQIPIVSIGGINENNINTVYECGSSGVAIMSSIMKSDNIYDTIHNLK from the coding sequence ATGAACATGTTACATCTTGTAACAAATAGAAAATTAATACCTGATGGTAATATATTAAGAGTAGTTGAAGAGTCTGTAGATGCAGGAATTGATGCTATAATACTTAGAGAAAAAGACCTAGATTATGACACACTTTACAAAATGGCTAAAAAAATAAAAATAATAGCAGATAAGAAGAACGTTCCACTTATAGTAAATGGTAATTTAGATGTTGCTAGAGATTTAAAGTGCCATGGCTTCCATATAGGATTCAACTGCATAACAAACAAACTTCCTATCTTTGACGGAATAATAGGGGTTTCTATACATAGTGTAGAAGAGGCAATTCAAGCTCAAAACCTAGGAGCTGATTACATAATAGCAGGACATATATTCGTAACAGATTGTAAAAAAGGACTTAAACCTAGAGGTATAGAATTTATAAAAAAATTAAAACAAAATATTCAAATCCCTATAGTATCTATAGGTGGCATAAACGAAAATAATATAAACACTGTATATGAATGTGGTTCAAGCGGAGTTGCAATAATGTCTTCAATAATGAAATCTGATAATATTTATGATACAATTCACAATTTAAAATAA
- a CDS encoding AgrD family cyclic lactone autoinducer peptide, which produces MKNLKKIALISAKKYLDKVAENTCNAASTRALYQPKTPKKLQK; this is translated from the coding sequence ATGAAAAACTTAAAGAAAATAGCATTAATTTCAGCAAAAAAATACTTAGATAAGGTTGCTGAAAATACATGTAATGCAGCGAGCACACGTGCTTTGTACCAACCAAAAACACCAAAAAAATTACAAAAATAA
- a CDS encoding ATP-dependent metallopeptidase FtsH/Yme1/Tma family protein encodes MIKEIFKKFNMPVITFNHSKMEKDSGKDDGSFSKPKTTFKDVAGLEEVKEELFELVDFIKNPEKYKQMGATIPKGVLFNGPPGTGKTLLAASVAGETNSAFFNTTGSEFVEKYVGVGAKRVRTLFEKARKESPSIIFIDEIDAIGAKRHLESNNEKDQTLNQLLVEMDGFNKDSNVIIVGATNRLDLLDEALLRPGRFDRHIYIGNPNCHTRHQILKVHTKNKPLDESVNLEELAKKTHGLSGAHLSNIANEAAIMAVRENKSTINRQHFDNAIERILAGLESKNSKLVEREKKIVSYHEAGHALISNLVGINPIQKISIVPRGQALGYVLQLPDEDRFIHTKEELLNKIKILLAGKASEELIFSHTSTGAKDDLKKVSSITDQMICEYGMSSLGSATIEGNNKNLMINKIQNESNSIIKECYDQTLALLKKHVEELHLVSNHLYENETLTHDELKDIIKRVYT; translated from the coding sequence ATGATTAAAGAAATATTCAAGAAATTCAATATGCCAGTAATAACTTTTAATCATAGTAAGATGGAGAAAGATTCTGGCAAAGATGATGGAAGTTTTTCAAAACCCAAAACTACTTTTAAAGATGTAGCTGGTCTTGAAGAAGTAAAAGAAGAATTATTTGAATTAGTAGATTTTATAAAAAACCCAGAAAAATACAAACAAATGGGTGCTACTATTCCGAAAGGTGTCTTATTCAATGGTCCTCCGGGAACAGGAAAGACATTACTTGCTGCATCTGTTGCAGGTGAAACCAATTCAGCTTTTTTTAATACAACAGGCTCAGAATTCGTAGAGAAGTATGTGGGTGTTGGTGCAAAAAGAGTAAGAACTCTATTTGAAAAAGCTAGAAAGGAATCTCCAAGCATCATATTTATAGATGAAATAGATGCTATAGGAGCAAAAAGACATCTAGAGAGTAATAACGAAAAAGATCAAACTTTAAATCAACTCCTAGTTGAAATGGATGGATTTAATAAGGACTCCAACGTGATAATCGTAGGCGCAACAAACAGATTAGATCTATTAGACGAAGCTTTACTAAGACCCGGAAGATTTGACAGACACATATATATAGGAAACCCAAATTGCCACACAAGACATCAGATTCTAAAAGTCCATACAAAAAATAAACCTTTAGATGAATCTGTAAATCTTGAAGAGTTAGCAAAAAAAACACACGGCCTTAGTGGTGCTCACTTATCCAATATAGCAAATGAAGCTGCTATAATGGCTGTAAGAGAAAATAAATCCACTATAAATAGACAACATTTTGATAATGCAATCGAAAGAATTCTTGCTGGACTTGAAAGTAAGAATAGTAAATTAGTAGAAAGAGAAAAGAAAATAGTATCTTATCACGAGGCTGGACATGCTCTTATAAGCAACCTAGTTGGAATAAATCCAATTCAAAAAATATCCATTGTTCCTAGAGGCCAAGCTTTAGGTTATGTTCTTCAGCTTCCAGATGAAGATAGATTCATCCACACAAAAGAAGAACTTCTAAACAAAATAAAAATCCTACTGGCTGGAAAAGCTTCTGAAGAATTAATATTCAGCCATACATCAACAGGCGCTAAAGATGATTTGAAGAAGGTAAGTTCTATTACAGATCAGATGATTTGTGAATACGGTATGAGTTCATTAGGCTCTGCTACAATTGAAGGAAATAACAAGAATCTAATGATAAATAAAATTCAAAATGAATCTAATTCTATAATTAAAGAGTGTTATGACCAAACACTAGCATTACTAAAAAAACATGTAGAAGAACTTCACCTAGTATCTAATCACCTTTATGAAAATGAAACTTTAACTCATGACGAACTAAAAGATATAATAAAAAGAGTCTATACATAA